The following proteins are co-located in the Myroides profundi genome:
- the mazG gene encoding nucleoside triphosphate pyrophosphohydrolase — protein MHTREEQLQAVDRLLTILDELRVKCPWDKKQTFESLKNLTVEEVYELVDAITEEDTNEMKKELGDLLMHIIFYAKIGSEQSLFDIKDIADSISEKLIFRHPHIYGDTKAESEKEVLANWEKLKLKEGNRTVLSGVPKALPALIKAYRIQQKASGVGFDWDDASDVWNKVEEEIEEFKVEVKADNQDLMEEEFGDILFTLINYARHKGIDPEKALARSNSKFISRFNIVEELVNQEKGGFEDVTLQELDQYWNKAKE, from the coding sequence ATGCATACAAGAGAAGAACAATTGCAAGCTGTAGATCGCTTATTGACAATATTAGATGAATTGAGAGTAAAATGCCCTTGGGATAAAAAACAAACTTTCGAGAGTTTAAAAAACCTTACAGTAGAAGAGGTTTATGAGTTAGTAGATGCTATTACTGAAGAAGATACTAATGAAATGAAGAAAGAGTTAGGCGACTTATTGATGCATATTATCTTTTATGCAAAGATAGGTAGTGAACAATCGTTGTTTGATATTAAAGATATAGCAGATAGTATTTCTGAGAAATTAATCTTTAGACACCCACATATTTATGGGGACACAAAGGCAGAATCAGAGAAAGAAGTACTCGCTAATTGGGAAAAGCTAAAATTAAAAGAAGGCAATAGAACAGTGTTATCAGGTGTACCTAAGGCATTACCTGCATTAATAAAAGCGTATAGAATCCAACAAAAAGCAAGTGGAGTAGGATTTGATTGGGATGATGCTAGTGATGTTTGGAACAAAGTAGAGGAGGAGATAGAAGAATTTAAAGTAGAAGTAAAGGCAGACAATCAAGACTTAATGGAGGAGGAGTTTGGAGATATCTTATTTACACTAATTAACTATGCTCGTCATAAAGGAATCGATCCAGAAAAAGCTTTAGCTAGGTCTAATAGTAAATTTATTTCTCGTTTTAATATTGTTGAGGAATTAGTTAATCAGGAAAAAGGAGGATTTGAAGATGTAACTCTTCAAGAATTAGATCAATATTGGAATAAAGCCAAAGAATAA
- a CDS encoding DUF5606 family protein: MSLEKVLAISGKPGLYELLVQTRTGFIAESLADGKKSTVGLRNNVSLLSEISIYTYNEEVKLFEVFRNIATKENNGEAISHKEDNPTLVAYFREVLPEFDEERVYVSDIKKVLNWYNILQRRGLIAEAFTQAAAETEAK; this comes from the coding sequence ATGAGTTTAGAAAAAGTTTTAGCTATTTCGGGAAAACCAGGTTTATATGAGTTACTAGTACAAACTCGTACAGGATTTATCGCTGAATCATTGGCTGATGGGAAAAAAAGTACAGTAGGATTAAGAAACAACGTTAGTTTACTATCAGAAATTTCTATCTATACTTACAATGAAGAAGTAAAGTTATTTGAAGTTTTCAGAAACATTGCTACAAAAGAAAACAATGGTGAAGCTATTTCTCATAAAGAAGATAATCCTACATTAGTAGCATACTTCAGAGAAGTATTACCAGAATTTGATGAAGAAAGAGTATACGTTTCTGATATCAAGAAAGTATTAAACTGGTACAATATCCTTCAAAGAAGAGGATTAATTGCTGAAGCTTTTACTCAAGCTGCTGCAGAAACTGAAGCAAAATAA
- the def gene encoding peptide deformylase, producing MILSIVGYGDAVLRKVGEDITKDYPNLQELIANMYDTMYGAHGVGLAAPQVGLPIRLFVVDTAPFAEMDGNTEEEIAFLTTFKRTFINAKILKEEGEEWSFNEGCLSIPDVHEPVKRKSKIQIEYFDENFVKHVEEFDGLAARVIQHEYDHIEGVLFTDKISILKKKLISKKLNNILEGKIFTDYKMKLTKKKGR from the coding sequence ATGATATTATCAATAGTTGGATACGGTGATGCTGTTCTACGTAAAGTAGGAGAGGATATTACTAAAGACTATCCAAACTTACAAGAGCTAATAGCTAATATGTACGACACAATGTACGGAGCACATGGAGTAGGATTGGCAGCACCTCAGGTAGGATTACCTATTAGATTATTCGTTGTAGATACAGCTCCTTTTGCAGAAATGGACGGGAATACAGAAGAAGAAATAGCTTTTTTAACTACTTTTAAAAGAACATTTATAAATGCTAAGATTTTAAAAGAAGAAGGAGAAGAGTGGTCTTTTAATGAAGGATGTTTGAGTATTCCAGACGTTCACGAACCAGTTAAAAGAAAATCTAAGATACAAATAGAATATTTTGACGAAAACTTCGTTAAACATGTAGAAGAATTTGATGGTCTTGCTGCACGTGTTATCCAACATGAGTACGATCACATTGAAGGTGTGCTGTTTACAGATAAAATATCTATCTTAAAAAAGAAGTTAATTTCTAAAAAGTTAAATAATATCCTTGAAGGAAAAATATTTACAGATTATAAAATGAAATTAACTAAGAAAAAAGGTAGATAA